The Marinomonas sp. CT5 genome contains the following window.
GGCCGCCTTGCTATCACCAATAATAATTGGCTGAATCGCCGTATTAGAGGGCATCAGCTCTACAGGTAGCGATTCAACCCGTTGGCGGAAATACGCGATATGTCTAGCTAACTTAGCTCGCCTTTCCTGACCTTCAGGCGACTGAATTAACTGTAAAGAGGCCAAAGTAGCCCCTGCAATCGCTGGTGACATGGCTGTGGTGTACACATAAGGGCGAGCAAACTGCGTGAGATAGTCAGCATAATCATGCGAGGTGGCAACAAAAGCACCCGCTGTACCAAACGCCTTGCCGAATGTCCCCACTAAAATAGGCAAACTCTTTGCTTCCAAGCCTTCTAAAGACAGACAACCTCTGCCACGTTCACCAATACAGCCCAGCCCATGAGCATCATCTACCATGAGCATCCAACCATACTGATTTGCTAGCTGAGACAATTCAGCCAAAGGGGCAATATCACCATCCATGCTAAATACCCCATCCGTCACTAACAGCCCCGTTGACGAAGATTTAGAAAGCAGCTTACTTGCACTCTCCACATCACCATGCAGATAACGGCGCAAAGGCGCTTGCGCCAACAGGGCACCATCAATCAGAGAGGCATGATTTAACCTATCTTGCACAACAGGACGATGCTTATCCGCTAGAGCCGAAATCACACCGAGATTCGCCATATAGCCAGTACTGAACAGCATCACCCGCTCATAACCTAGCCAATCCGCTAAGGCTTCTTCAAGCGCTTGATGAGGTACTAAATGACCACATACCAAATGAGATGAACCACCACCCACACCATACGTTCGCGCGGTGTTGGACATGGCCTCAATTAATTTAGGGTGATTAGCCAACCCCAGATAATCGTTCGAACAAAACGCCGTGTAATTTTGGGATTGTATTTTGGTATGTGGCGTTTGAGAACTCTCCAGCGTTATCGTTCGGCGCATCAAGTCTCTTTCACGGCGCTCATCAAGCGCCGACGACATCCAATCTGGCGTATTAAACGCTGGCTTCATAAAACAGCTTAGACTCTTCTTGCTTGACGACTTGAGCAGCAATCGCTTCGGCAACAGCCGCATCCGAATGCTCTTCACGTTTCTCAGGGTTAATGCCCAAGTTCGCAAATAAAGCCATGTCTTTATCGGCTTCTGGATTACCTGTGGTAAGCAGTTTCTCTCCATAGAAAATAGAGTTCGCCCCAGCCATAAAACATAAAGCCTGCGTTTGCTCGCTCATACCTTGACGGCCAGCAGATAATCTAACATGGGACTTAGGCATCAAAATGCGCGCCACAGCAATAGTGCGGATGAATTCAAAGGTATCTAAATCGTCCACATTTTCCAGTGGCGTTCCTTCCACTTTCACCAACATATTAATTGGCACACTCTCTGGGTGTGGAGTCATTTGAGAAAGTTGACGCAACAAGCCCACTCGATCCTTTTGCTCTTCTCCCATTCCCATAATACCGCCACAGCAAAGCTTAATACCTGAATCACGGACACGAGAAAGCGTATCTAAACGATCTTGATAAGTACGAGTCGTAATGATGCTGTCGTAGAATTCTGCTGACGTATCTAGGTTATGATTGTAGTAATCCAAGCCCGCCTCAGATAAACGCTTCGCTTGCTCATCATTCAAGGAACCCAAGGTCACACAAGACTCTAAGCCTAACGACTTAACACCTTTAATCATCTCTAACACATAAGGAAAATCTTTTTCGGAAGGGTGTTTCCAAGCTGCGCCCATACAGAAACGGCTTGCACCTTTTTCTTTTGCCAAAGCCGCTTCTTCTAGCACCTTTTGCACTTCCATTAATTTTTCTTTTTCAAGTTCTGTATTGTAATGCCCACTTTGCGGGCAGTACTTACAGTCCTCAGGACAAGCGCCCGTTTTAATCGATAAGAGCGTGCTGACTTGCACTTCATTTGGCGCAAAGTTTTCTCTATGGACAGTCTGAGCGCGAAACATCAAATCCATGAAGGGCAAATCAAACAAGGCTTTGATTTCCGCATGAGTCCAATCAAAACGCGGTGCACTCACATTATTTGTAGACATACTTAGAGACATAGTATCCTCAATCCAGAAAAGAATAATGGAGCAATACTAATGGACTGGATGAAACTGTCAACCACAAAAATAACAAAGGTTTACCATAGGGTATTTTTTAACCACTGCTATCTATGCAACAACGACACACCACACACTCTCTGCAAGTTCTGCCAACAAGGACTTCCCACCAACCTAAATCATTGCAAACACTGCAAACGCCCTACTCAGTACCATACTAATTTGTGTGGTAACTGCCAAACTAACCGCCCTTCTTATCACACCTGTATTGCCCCTTATCGATTTGAAGGCATCATAAAAACTCTCATCCATAGCATCAAATTCAATCAAGGCATTCACTACATACGCCCGCTCACCTACCTTTTGAGCGAACATCTGCTTGAGACATATTCCTGCGACCAATGGCCTGAGCAAATCTTTTACGTTCCTAGCCATCCTAAACGAATTAAAGAGCGCGGCTTTTGCCAAACAAAAGCCATGACCAATCAATTAGTCAAATACCTTAAACAGCACCTGAATGAAAAGTGCCCATCACTTCCAAGAAACAACCCACTAAAAAAAATTAAACACTTAGCTGCACAGCACTCACTGAGTCGAAAAGAACGACTCAAGAGTCAAAAAAACAGCTACCAACTTGATAGACCTATTCCTAAGCACGTCGCCTTATTTGACGATGTAATGACGACAGGAAGCACTATAGAAAACTGCACAAACCTCCTACTGAAAGCTGGCGCTGAAAGAGTCGATATATGGGTGATTGCTCGAACGCCTGATAAAGAACACTCAGTTAAATTAAGTGAACCGGCCTAGCCACAGCAGGCACCTTTGTTTACTATGCCTCCAACAAAGCAATGGTGTACCTCATGAAAACGGATCAAAACTACCTAGATTTAGACAAGCAACTTCTGTGGCATCCCTACACATCTATGAGCAACCCCAGCCCGCATTTTCTTGTTGAAAAGGCCTCAGGCTGTGAGATAACCCTAAGTAATGGGCGCACACTCATCGACGGCATGTCATCTTGGTGGAGCGTCATTCACGGCTACAACCACCCCACCATAAATAGCGCTATTCAAGAACAACTATCGCAATTCTCACACGTAATGTTTGGCGGCCTAACCCATAAACCAGCCATTGATCTTGCTGAAAAGCTGATCGCTATTACACCTACAGATCTGCAGCGAGTGTTTTTCTCCGACTCAGGCTCAGTCTCGGTGGAAGTCGCCTTAAAAATGGCTATTCAGTACTGGAATACTCAAGGCAAGCCAAGCAAACAATTCTTTGTCACTCCTAAAAGTGGCTACCATGGTGATACCTTTGCCGCCATGTCAGTTTGCGATCCAGAAAATGGCATGCACAACTTATTCGCTGCCGCACTCACTCAGCAATACTTCATATCGCCACCGCCCACAGGCTTAGACACAGCGATCAAGAGCGAGTATCTAGACGAGATTCGTAAGATGTTCGAAGAAAATCATCAATGTATAGCCGGCTTCATCATTGAGCCAGTGGTACAAAATGCGGGGGGCATGCGGTTTTACAATCCAGAGTATTTAAATCAAATACGCGCACTGTGTGATGAGTTCGACATATTGTTGATTTTCGATGAAATTGCCACAGGTTTTGGCCGCACTGGAAAGCTTTTCGCAACAGATCACACCAATATCTGCCCAGATATCATGTGTGTAGGCAAAGCCTTAACGGGTGGTTACATGACACTGGCCGCCACACTCACCAACGACAAAGTAGCCCTTGGCATCAGCCATGAAGGCGGTGTGTTCATGCACGGCCCCACGTTCATGGGAAACCCGCTTGCTTGTTCTGCTGCGAACGCCAGCCTAGCCCTTCTAGACGAATACAATATTCCAGAAAAAATAACCCAACTAGAAAACTGGATGAAAGCGGCACTCATAAGATGCGAAGAGCTTGAACAAGTAAAAGAGGTACGCTGCCTAGGCGGCATTGGAGTAGTTGAATTACATCACCCGATTAACCTGCATGATATTCAACCAAAATTCGTAGAGCTTGGCGTGTGGATAAGACCCTTTGGTAAACTGATTTATCTCATGCCACCTTACATCATCAGCGAAGAACAAATCCAAGCACTTGGTAAAGCCATTTACCAAGTCACAAACACTCTTCCACACTAAACAAAATGGCCTTTGAGAAAAATCCTCAAAGGCCATTTTCAGTCAATTTGCATTACATGATTTATTGTTTCATGCGTTCTGCCAAATTACCTTGTTCGTATGCTTCTTCTTCAATATGACTAATATTGATCACAATATTTTCAGCCCGCTCAATACTATCAATACTTAAAGCATCTACATCCTGCATCTTATCATTCAAATCTCGAGCAACATTAGCCTGCTCTTCCGAAGAGACATTAATTTGTGCCGTCATATCCACTACCTGCTTGATAGCCGCTTCAATATCGCTCATTTTTTGCGCCACTTTAGCGACACTATCAACGCCCTCTTGCGCGACTGCGGTACCCTTATCAATAGTATTAGTAACATCCAAAGTATTTTTCTTTAACTCTTCCGTCATACTATTAATATTTTGTGTCGCATCCTGAGTTCGTATCGCCAATGCTCTGACTTCATCTGCCACCACAGCAAACCCTCGACCAGCTTCACCAGCTCGAGCGGATTCAATAGCAGCATTTAACGCTAATAAATTGGTTTGCTCAGCAATGCCACTAATAGAGTTCACCACTTCATTAATACTGTCACTTCGTTCAGCCAAAATAGCAACAACGGCTTTGGCATCAGAAATGTCCTTATAAACTTGTCGCATCGTGTCACCGGTTTGCTGGGCGAGCAAGCGACTCTCACGCGATAACTCACCAACCGACTCTGTCGCTTCGACAGTCACATGAATATGATCAGCCACATGAGTCACACTAGACAACAACTGAGAGCTGGCCGCCACCACATCCTGAAATGTACTTCGTTGTTTATTAAAATTGGCCAGATTGGTTGTGACACTTGCCTTAGCTTCTGAAGCTCGATTACTCAGCTGAGCCGCCCCCTCCTTCAAACGATAGCGAAACGTTTCAGCAGCGGCATCTTGATGAATATGGGCAAAAGGGATCGCGGCTTTTAAACCAACACTCTTAATATAGAGATACTGACCAATAGGGTTATGCGCCTCTTCGGGTAAAGCGGCAGCAGTTTTATCTAATGACTGACTTTGCATCCATGACAAGATAAAACCAACTAACGCAGAAACACCGCCAGCAATTTGCAACACAAGCGAGTCAGTCAGCATACTTGTCAAAGCAAGTAAAAGAAAAAGCATCAACACAGGCCAAGTATGGTTATTAAAATAGGCCAACAGCTTAGTCTTAGTCGGAACTAAGCCTTTACCAGCGTTGATACGATCATAAATACTTTGGGCATGGACTATTTCCTCTCGCGTAGCTTTGCGCCTTACCGATTCATAGCCAATAATTTTTTGATTATCGAGCAGAGGGCTCACATGAGCACTCACCCAATAATGATCGCCGTTTTTACAACGATTTTTCACCAACCCCATCCAGCTGTTACCTTTCTTTAGATTTGCCCACATATCAGCAAATACAGCAGGAGGAACATCCACATGACGAATCAAATTATGTGGCGCACCTATCAACTCTTCTCGTTCATAGCCTGCCACTTCGCAAAAAACATCATTAACAAACGTAATGCGTCCTTTCACATCAGTACTAGACACTAAAACATAGCTATCAGGAAAATCATTTTCTTTATTTGTTACTGGCATTTTTCGCATAAACAACTCTCAATTTTTTCTATTACTTATTTTTATAAAACCAACTAGCGCTGCTATTCACAATCAATCACAAAAATACATTAGTAGATGTTATTCGTCATCAAAATCTCGGTAGGCATCCGGCGCCAAATCTTCAAAGCGAGTGTATTTACCTACAAAGGCCAATCGACACGTACCAATAGGACCATTACGTTGTTTACCGATAATGATCTCTGCGATGCCTTTATGAGGCGTATCCTCGTGATACACCTCATCTCGGTATACAAAAGAAATAACATCGGCATCTTGCTCAATCGCACCAGATTCACGCAAATCTGAGTTAACCGGACGTTTATTTGGCCTATTCTCCAAACTAC
Protein-coding sequences here:
- the bioF gene encoding 8-amino-7-oxononanoate synthase; this encodes MKPAFNTPDWMSSALDERRERDLMRRTITLESSQTPHTKIQSQNYTAFCSNDYLGLANHPKLIEAMSNTARTYGVGGGSSHLVCGHLVPHQALEEALADWLGYERVMLFSTGYMANLGVISALADKHRPVVQDRLNHASLIDGALLAQAPLRRYLHGDVESASKLLSKSSSTGLLVTDGVFSMDGDIAPLAELSQLANQYGWMLMVDDAHGLGCIGERGRGCLSLEGLEAKSLPILVGTFGKAFGTAGAFVATSHDYADYLTQFARPYVYTTAMSPAIAGATLASLQLIQSPEGQERRAKLARHIAYFRQRVESLPVELMPSNTAIQPIIIGDSKAAIEISEQLKVLGVWCTAIRPPTVPAGSARLRITLSAAHSDADLMLLCDSLEHVLTANFLNAQ
- the bioB gene encoding biotin synthase BioB, with the protein product MSTNNVSAPRFDWTHAEIKALFDLPFMDLMFRAQTVHRENFAPNEVQVSTLLSIKTGACPEDCKYCPQSGHYNTELEKEKLMEVQKVLEEAALAKEKGASRFCMGAAWKHPSEKDFPYVLEMIKGVKSLGLESCVTLGSLNDEQAKRLSEAGLDYYNHNLDTSAEFYDSIITTRTYQDRLDTLSRVRDSGIKLCCGGIMGMGEEQKDRVGLLRQLSQMTPHPESVPINMLVKVEGTPLENVDDLDTFEFIRTIAVARILMPKSHVRLSAGRQGMSEQTQALCFMAGANSIFYGEKLLTTGNPEADKDMALFANLGINPEKREEHSDAAVAEAIAAQVVKQEESKLFYEASV
- a CDS encoding ComF family protein, translating into MDWMKLSTTKITKVYHRVFFNHCYLCNNDTPHTLCKFCQQGLPTNLNHCKHCKRPTQYHTNLCGNCQTNRPSYHTCIAPYRFEGIIKTLIHSIKFNQGIHYIRPLTYLLSEHLLETYSCDQWPEQIFYVPSHPKRIKERGFCQTKAMTNQLVKYLKQHLNEKCPSLPRNNPLKKIKHLAAQHSLSRKERLKSQKNSYQLDRPIPKHVALFDDVMTTGSTIENCTNLLLKAGAERVDIWVIARTPDKEHSVKLSEPA
- the bioA gene encoding adenosylmethionine--8-amino-7-oxononanoate transaminase; amino-acid sequence: MKTDQNYLDLDKQLLWHPYTSMSNPSPHFLVEKASGCEITLSNGRTLIDGMSSWWSVIHGYNHPTINSAIQEQLSQFSHVMFGGLTHKPAIDLAEKLIAITPTDLQRVFFSDSGSVSVEVALKMAIQYWNTQGKPSKQFFVTPKSGYHGDTFAAMSVCDPENGMHNLFAAALTQQYFISPPPTGLDTAIKSEYLDEIRKMFEENHQCIAGFIIEPVVQNAGGMRFYNPEYLNQIRALCDEFDILLIFDEIATGFGRTGKLFATDHTNICPDIMCVGKALTGGYMTLAATLTNDKVALGISHEGGVFMHGPTFMGNPLACSAANASLALLDEYNIPEKITQLENWMKAALIRCEELEQVKEVRCLGGIGVVELHHPINLHDIQPKFVELGVWIRPFGKLIYLMPPYIISEEQIQALGKAIYQVTNTLPH
- a CDS encoding PAS domain-containing methyl-accepting chemotaxis protein, whose product is MRKMPVTNKENDFPDSYVLVSSTDVKGRITFVNDVFCEVAGYEREELIGAPHNLIRHVDVPPAVFADMWANLKKGNSWMGLVKNRCKNGDHYWVSAHVSPLLDNQKIIGYESVRRKATREEIVHAQSIYDRINAGKGLVPTKTKLLAYFNNHTWPVLMLFLLLALTSMLTDSLVLQIAGGVSALVGFILSWMQSQSLDKTAAALPEEAHNPIGQYLYIKSVGLKAAIPFAHIHQDAAAETFRYRLKEGAAQLSNRASEAKASVTTNLANFNKQRSTFQDVVAASSQLLSSVTHVADHIHVTVEATESVGELSRESRLLAQQTGDTMRQVYKDISDAKAVVAILAERSDSINEVVNSISGIAEQTNLLALNAAIESARAGEAGRGFAVVADEVRALAIRTQDATQNINSMTEELKKNTLDVTNTIDKGTAVAQEGVDSVAKVAQKMSDIEAAIKQVVDMTAQINVSSEEQANVARDLNDKMQDVDALSIDSIERAENIVINISHIEEEAYEQGNLAERMKQ